One genomic region from Zalophus californianus isolate mZalCal1 chromosome 2, mZalCal1.pri.v2, whole genome shotgun sequence encodes:
- the EGR3 gene encoding early growth response protein 3 isoform X1 — protein sequence MTGKLAEKLPVTMSSLLNQLPDNLYPEEIPSALNLFSGSSDSVAHYNQMATENVMDIGLTNEKPNPELSYSGSFQPAPGNKTVTYLGKFAFDSPSNWCQDNIISLMSAGILGVPPASGALSTQTSTASMVQPPQGDVEAMYPALPPYSNCSDLYSEPVSFHDPQGNPGLAYSPQDYQSAKPALDSNLFPMIPDYNLYHHPNDMGSIPEHKPFQGMDPIRVNPPPITPLETIKAFKDKQIHPGFGSLPQPPLTLKPIRPRKYPNRPSKTPLHERPHACPAEGCDRRFSRSDELTRHLRIHTGHKPFQCRICMRSFSRSDHLTTHIRTHTGEKPFACEFCGRKFARSDERKRHAKIHLKQKEKKAEKGGAPSASSAPPVSLAPVVTTCA from the exons ATGACCGGCAAACTCGCCGAGAAGCTGCCGGTGACCATGAGCAGTTTGCTAAACCAACTGCCTGACAATCTGTACCCCGAGGAGATCCCCAGCGCGCTCAACCTCTTCTCTGGCAGCAGCGACTCGGTAGCCCATTACAATCAGATGGCTACAG AGAATGTGATGGACATCGGTCTGACCAACGAGAAGCCCAACCCGGAACTCTCTTATTCGGGCTCCTTCCAGCCAGCCCCCGGCAACAAGACCGTGACCTACTTGGGAAAGTTCGCCTTCGACTCCCCTTCCAACTGGTGTCAGGACAACATCATTAGCCTCATGAGCGCCGGCATCTTGGGGGTGCCCCCGGCCTCAGGGGCGCTCAGCACGCAGACCTCCACGGCCAGCATGGTGCAGCCGCCGCAGGGCGACGTGGAGGCCATGTATCCGGCGCTGCCCCCCTATTCTAACTGCAGTGATCTCTACTCGGAGCCTGTGTCTTTCCACGACCCCCAGGGCAACCCCGGGCTCGCCTATTCCCCCCAGGATTACCAATCGGCCAAGCCGGCCTTGGACAGCAATCTCTTCCCCATGATTCCTGACTACAACCTATACCACCACCCCAACGACATGGGCTCCATTCCGGAGCACAAGCCCTTCCAGGGCATGGACCCCATCCGGGTCAACCCGCCCCCTATTACCCCTCTGGAGACCATCAAGGCATTCAAAGACAAGCAGATCCACCCGGGCTTTGGCAGCCTGCCCCAGCCGCCGCTCACGCTCAAGCCCATCCGGCCCCGCAAGTATCCCAACCGACCCAGCAAGACCCCGCTCCACGAGCGGCCCCACGCGTGCCCGGCGGAGGGCTGCGACCGCCGTTTCAGTCGCTCGGACGAGCTGACCCGGCACCTGCGCATCCACACGGGCCACAAGCCCTTCCAGTGCCGGATCTGCATGCGGAGCTTCAGTCGCAGCGACCACCTAACCACTCACATCCGCACGCATACGGGCGAGAAGCCCTTTGCCTGCGAGTTCTGCGGGCGCAAGTTTGCGCGCAGCGACGAGCGCAAGCGCCACGCCAAGATCCACCTCAAGCAAAAGGAGAAGAAGGCGGAGAAGGGGGGTGCGCCCTCTGCGTCCTCGGCGCCCCCCGTGTCCCTGGCCCCTGTGGTCACCACCTGCGCCTGA
- the EGR3 gene encoding early growth response protein 3 isoform X2, protein MEPCAAWSPRGGRENVMDIGLTNEKPNPELSYSGSFQPAPGNKTVTYLGKFAFDSPSNWCQDNIISLMSAGILGVPPASGALSTQTSTASMVQPPQGDVEAMYPALPPYSNCSDLYSEPVSFHDPQGNPGLAYSPQDYQSAKPALDSNLFPMIPDYNLYHHPNDMGSIPEHKPFQGMDPIRVNPPPITPLETIKAFKDKQIHPGFGSLPQPPLTLKPIRPRKYPNRPSKTPLHERPHACPAEGCDRRFSRSDELTRHLRIHTGHKPFQCRICMRSFSRSDHLTTHIRTHTGEKPFACEFCGRKFARSDERKRHAKIHLKQKEKKAEKGGAPSASSAPPVSLAPVVTTCA, encoded by the exons ATGGAGCCATGTGCGGCGTGGAGTCCCCGCGGTGGGAGAG AGAATGTGATGGACATCGGTCTGACCAACGAGAAGCCCAACCCGGAACTCTCTTATTCGGGCTCCTTCCAGCCAGCCCCCGGCAACAAGACCGTGACCTACTTGGGAAAGTTCGCCTTCGACTCCCCTTCCAACTGGTGTCAGGACAACATCATTAGCCTCATGAGCGCCGGCATCTTGGGGGTGCCCCCGGCCTCAGGGGCGCTCAGCACGCAGACCTCCACGGCCAGCATGGTGCAGCCGCCGCAGGGCGACGTGGAGGCCATGTATCCGGCGCTGCCCCCCTATTCTAACTGCAGTGATCTCTACTCGGAGCCTGTGTCTTTCCACGACCCCCAGGGCAACCCCGGGCTCGCCTATTCCCCCCAGGATTACCAATCGGCCAAGCCGGCCTTGGACAGCAATCTCTTCCCCATGATTCCTGACTACAACCTATACCACCACCCCAACGACATGGGCTCCATTCCGGAGCACAAGCCCTTCCAGGGCATGGACCCCATCCGGGTCAACCCGCCCCCTATTACCCCTCTGGAGACCATCAAGGCATTCAAAGACAAGCAGATCCACCCGGGCTTTGGCAGCCTGCCCCAGCCGCCGCTCACGCTCAAGCCCATCCGGCCCCGCAAGTATCCCAACCGACCCAGCAAGACCCCGCTCCACGAGCGGCCCCACGCGTGCCCGGCGGAGGGCTGCGACCGCCGTTTCAGTCGCTCGGACGAGCTGACCCGGCACCTGCGCATCCACACGGGCCACAAGCCCTTCCAGTGCCGGATCTGCATGCGGAGCTTCAGTCGCAGCGACCACCTAACCACTCACATCCGCACGCATACGGGCGAGAAGCCCTTTGCCTGCGAGTTCTGCGGGCGCAAGTTTGCGCGCAGCGACGAGCGCAAGCGCCACGCCAAGATCCACCTCAAGCAAAAGGAGAAGAAGGCGGAGAAGGGGGGTGCGCCCTCTGCGTCCTCGGCGCCCCCCGTGTCCCTGGCCCCTGTGGTCACCACCTGCGCCTGA
- the EGR3 gene encoding early growth response protein 3 isoform X3: protein MDIGLTNEKPNPELSYSGSFQPAPGNKTVTYLGKFAFDSPSNWCQDNIISLMSAGILGVPPASGALSTQTSTASMVQPPQGDVEAMYPALPPYSNCSDLYSEPVSFHDPQGNPGLAYSPQDYQSAKPALDSNLFPMIPDYNLYHHPNDMGSIPEHKPFQGMDPIRVNPPPITPLETIKAFKDKQIHPGFGSLPQPPLTLKPIRPRKYPNRPSKTPLHERPHACPAEGCDRRFSRSDELTRHLRIHTGHKPFQCRICMRSFSRSDHLTTHIRTHTGEKPFACEFCGRKFARSDERKRHAKIHLKQKEKKAEKGGAPSASSAPPVSLAPVVTTCA, encoded by the coding sequence ATGGACATCGGTCTGACCAACGAGAAGCCCAACCCGGAACTCTCTTATTCGGGCTCCTTCCAGCCAGCCCCCGGCAACAAGACCGTGACCTACTTGGGAAAGTTCGCCTTCGACTCCCCTTCCAACTGGTGTCAGGACAACATCATTAGCCTCATGAGCGCCGGCATCTTGGGGGTGCCCCCGGCCTCAGGGGCGCTCAGCACGCAGACCTCCACGGCCAGCATGGTGCAGCCGCCGCAGGGCGACGTGGAGGCCATGTATCCGGCGCTGCCCCCCTATTCTAACTGCAGTGATCTCTACTCGGAGCCTGTGTCTTTCCACGACCCCCAGGGCAACCCCGGGCTCGCCTATTCCCCCCAGGATTACCAATCGGCCAAGCCGGCCTTGGACAGCAATCTCTTCCCCATGATTCCTGACTACAACCTATACCACCACCCCAACGACATGGGCTCCATTCCGGAGCACAAGCCCTTCCAGGGCATGGACCCCATCCGGGTCAACCCGCCCCCTATTACCCCTCTGGAGACCATCAAGGCATTCAAAGACAAGCAGATCCACCCGGGCTTTGGCAGCCTGCCCCAGCCGCCGCTCACGCTCAAGCCCATCCGGCCCCGCAAGTATCCCAACCGACCCAGCAAGACCCCGCTCCACGAGCGGCCCCACGCGTGCCCGGCGGAGGGCTGCGACCGCCGTTTCAGTCGCTCGGACGAGCTGACCCGGCACCTGCGCATCCACACGGGCCACAAGCCCTTCCAGTGCCGGATCTGCATGCGGAGCTTCAGTCGCAGCGACCACCTAACCACTCACATCCGCACGCATACGGGCGAGAAGCCCTTTGCCTGCGAGTTCTGCGGGCGCAAGTTTGCGCGCAGCGACGAGCGCAAGCGCCACGCCAAGATCCACCTCAAGCAAAAGGAGAAGAAGGCGGAGAAGGGGGGTGCGCCCTCTGCGTCCTCGGCGCCCCCCGTGTCCCTGGCCCCTGTGGTCACCACCTGCGCCTGA